A DNA window from Panthera tigris isolate Pti1 chromosome X, P.tigris_Pti1_mat1.1, whole genome shotgun sequence contains the following coding sequences:
- the LOC122230431 gene encoding EKC/KEOPS complex subunit LAGE3-like isoform X2: MERAPYTPGPGGDAAPGARGPGNRLLQFTLTIPFPSAVDAEIAHRFLTPNEELQEPVREELNVNGSILTVLVLERSRERVVAGDQGQGQFRRSCDGDKGNRKGPLDCR, translated from the exons ATGGAGCGGGCACCCTACACACCAGGTCCTGGTGGAGATGCCGCACCTGGCGCTAGAGGTCCTGGTAACCGACTGCTCCAGTT CACCCTCACTATACCTTTCCCATCGGCCGTGGATGCAGAGATTGCCCACAGGTTCCTGACTCCAAACGAGGAGCTCCAGGAGCCAGTTCGGGAGGAGCTCAATGTGAACGGCAGCATCCTGACTGTGCTAGTTCTAGAACGGTCCAGGGAGAGGGTGGTGGCAGGTGACCAGGGACAAGGTCAATTCCGGAGGAGCTGTgatggagacaagggaaacaggaAAGGA CCGCTTGACTGCCGATGA
- the LOC122230431 gene encoding EKC/KEOPS complex subunit LAGE3-like isoform X1 — protein sequence MERAPYTPGPGGDAAPGARGPGNRLLQFTLTIPFPSAVDAEIAHRFLTPNEELQEPVREELNVNGSILTVRLTADDPGRLQMSITSCLGQLSLVIRTMQIIMPPFFTKPQQ from the exons ATGGAGCGGGCACCCTACACACCAGGTCCTGGTGGAGATGCCGCACCTGGCGCTAGAGGTCCTGGTAACCGACTGCTCCAGTT CACCCTCACTATACCTTTCCCATCGGCCGTGGATGCAGAGATTGCCCACAGGTTCCTGACTCCAAACGAGGAGCTCCAGGAGCCAGTTCGGGAGGAGCTCAATGTGAACGGCAGCATCCTGACTGT CCGCTTGACTGCCGATGACCCTGGCCGgctccaaatgtccatcacctccTGTCTTGGCCAGCTTTCCCTAGTGATACGGACCATGCAGATCATCATGCCCCCCTTTTTTACAAAGCCGCAGCAGTGA